The following coding sequences are from one Pseudonocardia sp. HH130630-07 window:
- a CDS encoding transposase, with amino-acid sequence MTEHRSAYSTERAVHVQVAESLGVSRESVRRWVSQHDVDTGVVAGVTSDDREELRRLRAENKRLREVNEVLKSATIFFVGELDPRNR; translated from the coding sequence GTGACCGAGCATCGTTCGGCGTACTCGACCGAGCGTGCCGTGCATGTCCAGGTCGCTGAGTCACTCGGGGTGTCGCGTGAGTCCGTGCGTCGCTGGGTGTCCCAGCACGACGTCGACACCGGCGTCGTAGCGGGCGTGACCAGCGATGACCGCGAGGAGCTGCGGCGGTTGCGGGCGGAGAACAAGCGCCTGCGCGAGGTCAACGAGGTCCTCAAGTCGGCGACGATTTTCTTCGTGGGGGAGCTCGACCCCCGAAACCGCTGA
- a CDS encoding transposase produces MPEVRKRYDREFRDGAVRVVEETGKPIAQVARDLGVNEGTLGNWVARAREAREDTEGLSRGGVEELKRLRAENAELRMERDVLKRSVVLWVKEATK; encoded by the coding sequence ATGCCAGAGGTACGGAAGCGCTACGACCGGGAGTTCCGTGACGGAGCGGTCCGGGTCGTGGAGGAGACGGGCAAGCCGATCGCCCAGGTCGCCCGTGACCTGGGGGTCAACGAGGGCACGCTGGGCAACTGGGTGGCCCGTGCACGAGAGGCCCGCGAGGACACCGAGGGCCTGTCTCGCGGCGGCGTCGAGGAGCTCAAGCGGCTGCGCGCGGAGAACGCCGAGCTGCGGATGGAGCGTGATGTCCTCAAGCGATCCGTGGTCCTGTGGGTCAAGGAGGCGACGAAGTGA
- a CDS encoding IS3 family transposase has protein sequence MSVARFIADQRTFHRVPHTLACALLGVSISWLYKWLDRAARSDGGATATEKRRCALDAAVAVAFDDAQRLHGSPRLHADLCEAGWRVSEKTVADSMRRQGLVARRIKRHNGLTRQDRTAPKFPDLLRRGFTAAEPNRRWVGDMTEIPTAAGKLYLATVIDLYSRRLLGAATGLHPNAELACAAIRMAVAARGGADRIAGVIFHTDRGSTYTAGAFTALCRRLDIRQSMGRVGSCFDNAAAEAFFSSLEWEVLSRNDFDTISRARAAVIDWCYGFYNHRRRHSAAAGLSPINYENAALTRDAA, from the coding sequence GTGAGCGTGGCCCGTTTCATCGCCGACCAGAGGACCTTCCACCGGGTGCCGCACACGCTGGCCTGCGCCCTGTTGGGGGTGTCGATCTCCTGGTTGTACAAGTGGCTCGACCGCGCCGCGCGTTCCGACGGTGGTGCCACCGCGACCGAGAAGCGCCGCTGCGCGTTGGACGCCGCCGTGGCCGTGGCGTTCGACGACGCCCAGCGGCTACACGGCTCACCCCGTCTGCACGCCGACCTGTGTGAGGCCGGATGGCGGGTGTCGGAGAAGACCGTGGCGGACTCGATGCGCCGCCAGGGCCTGGTCGCCCGCCGGATCAAGCGGCACAACGGGCTGACCCGCCAGGACCGCACGGCGCCGAAGTTCCCGGACCTGCTTCGTCGGGGTTTCACTGCGGCCGAGCCGAACCGCAGATGGGTCGGGGACATGACCGAGATCCCCACCGCGGCCGGGAAGTTGTATCTGGCCACGGTGATCGACCTGTACTCGCGGCGGCTGCTCGGCGCGGCCACGGGGCTGCACCCGAACGCCGAGCTGGCGTGTGCGGCGATCCGGATGGCGGTGGCGGCCCGCGGCGGGGCGGACCGAATCGCCGGGGTGATCTTCCACACCGACCGCGGGTCGACCTACACCGCGGGCGCGTTCACCGCTCTGTGTCGGCGGCTCGACATCCGTCAGTCGATGGGCCGGGTCGGGTCGTGTTTCGACAATGCCGCGGCGGAGGCGTTCTTCTCCAGCCTGGAGTGGGAAGTGCTGTCCCGCAACGACTTCGACACCATCAGTAGGGCGCGGGCGGCGGTCATCGACTGGTGTTACGGCTTCTACAACCACCGGCGGCGACACAGTGCCGCCGCCGGGCTCTCACCGATCAACTACGAGAACGCCGCCCTCACCCGAGACGCGGCATAA
- a CDS encoding UTRA domain-containing protein, protein MGTTPILSACSQRSGREAGTVHLVRFHETVRIGRADPDEAAALDTTTGAPLLRLIRLASTAEHIVEVNEITMLGDRYELYYDLPAT, encoded by the coding sequence TTGGGCACGACACCCATCCTCTCAGCCTGCTCACAACGGAGCGGCAGAGAAGCCGGGACGGTTCACCTCGTCCGGTTCCATGAGACCGTCCGCATCGGGCGCGCCGACCCCGACGAGGCCGCTGCTCTCGACACCACCACCGGGGCGCCGTTGCTGCGCCTGATCCGCCTCGCCTCCACCGCGGAGCACATCGTCGAGGTCAACGAGATCACCATGCTCGGCGACCGCTACGAGCTCTACTACGACCTGCCCGCCACCTGA